One genomic segment of Culturomica massiliensis includes these proteins:
- the coaBC gene encoding bifunctional phosphopantothenoylcysteine decarboxylase/phosphopantothenate--cysteine ligase CoaBC, with protein sequence MLKGKHIILGITGSIAAYKAALLARLLVKEGAEVQVVMTALAKEFITPLTMATLTKKPILVDFYNPENGDWNSHVDLGLWADLMLIAPATANTIGKMASGIADNLLLTTYLSAKCPVVVAPAMDLDMYRHSATQRNLAVLRSFGNVIIEPEDGELASGLTGKGRMEEPENIVRLLERYFTAQAEFAGKKVLITAGPTYEKIDPVRFIGNYSTGKMGFALAEEFARRGAEVVLVAGPVTLTTGHPSIRRVDVESAAEMYAEVIPAAADCDIIVSCAAVADFTPEEKAVSKIKREGKNLCLKLQPTQDIAAELGKRKKEGQLLVGFALETDDEQCNAFQKLKKKNLDLIVLNSLKDEGAGFGGDTNKVTMIDRREHIQEYALKSKREVACDIVGRVKNLLS encoded by the coding sequence ATGTTGAAAGGAAAACATATTATATTAGGAATAACAGGGAGTATTGCGGCTTATAAAGCGGCGCTACTGGCTCGTTTACTGGTCAAAGAAGGGGCAGAAGTGCAGGTGGTGATGACGGCATTGGCCAAGGAGTTTATTACCCCCCTGACTATGGCGACATTGACGAAGAAACCGATTTTAGTCGATTTTTACAATCCGGAAAACGGAGACTGGAATTCGCATGTTGATCTTGGCTTGTGGGCGGATCTGATGCTGATCGCTCCGGCAACGGCGAATACGATCGGGAAAATGGCTTCCGGTATTGCCGATAATTTGTTGTTGACGACATATTTATCTGCTAAGTGTCCGGTTGTGGTTGCTCCGGCAATGGATCTGGATATGTACCGGCATTCTGCGACCCAGCGGAATCTGGCTGTTTTGCGTTCTTTTGGAAATGTCATTATAGAACCGGAGGATGGCGAATTGGCAAGTGGTCTGACCGGTAAAGGACGTATGGAAGAACCTGAAAATATCGTTCGTCTGTTGGAGCGTTATTTTACTGCGCAAGCTGAGTTCGCAGGGAAAAAAGTACTGATAACGGCCGGACCTACCTATGAAAAGATCGACCCGGTGCGTTTTATCGGAAATTATTCTACCGGAAAGATGGGGTTTGCTTTAGCTGAAGAGTTTGCCCGAAGGGGGGCAGAGGTGGTTTTGGTTGCCGGCCCGGTAACTCTTACAACCGGTCATCCTTCTATCCGGCGGGTGGATGTCGAATCGGCAGCGGAAATGTATGCTGAAGTTATTCCGGCAGCGGCAGATTGTGACATCATTGTTTCCTGTGCTGCCGTTGCGGATTTTACGCCGGAAGAAAAGGCTGTTTCCAAGATTAAGAGGGAGGGGAAAAATTTATGTTTGAAATTGCAGCCGACACAGGATATTGCGGCTGAATTGGGCAAGAGGAAAAAAGAGGGACAGTTATTGGTCGGATTTGCTTTGGAAACGGATGATGAACAATGCAATGCGTTTCAGAAGCTGAAAAAGAAAAATCTGGATTTGATCGTCTTGAACAGCTTGAAGGATGAAGGTGCCGGTTTTGGCGGAGATACCAATAAAGTAACGATGATCGACCGCCGGGAACATATTCAGGAATATGCCTTGAAGAGTAAGAGAGAGGTTGCTTGTGATATTGTCGGTCGGGTGAAGAATTTACTTTCTTGA